Genomic DNA from Thermobifida alba:
GCGGACGGTCTGGATGTTCGGGTTCCAGCGGCGGCGGGTACGGCGGTGCGAGTGCGAGATACGGTTCCCGAACCCTGGTCCCTTGCTGCAGATGTCACAGACGGAAGCCACGGTAACTCCATTCACGCGCTCGGGCCGGGCTGTGCTCGCACGCACGTCGATGACCCGAGAGAGGTCTGATGGGCAAGCGGTTCGGCGCTGGGCGCCAACCGTGGAAGCGTACCCGAAGGCGAAGCGGACCCACCAAACCGGGAGAGCCGCACCTTCGGACGAACACCGGATTGCCAACCGGAAGGGAAATCCGGCCCCAGGAAGTCCCCCGCTGAGGAGCCGTCCCAAGATAATCGCTCCATCAAGTATAGCCCGGCGACGATCCGTAAGATGCCACAGTGGCGGGCCGCGCGGGCGGGAACGCGGTCCGGGAAGTCGGGGGAAGAGCATGACAGACCTGCACGAGCCGTTGGCCAAGAGACTCGGCGACCGGACCGCGAAGGTCCTGGCCACCGCTCTGGACCTGCACACCGTCGGCGACCTGCTGCGGCACCACCCCCGGCGCTACGACCGCCGCGGCGAGCTCACCGACCTGGCCGGACTGGCCGAGGGGGAGCAGGTCACCGTGGTCGCCGAGGTCCTCAGGGGCGCCACCCGGCCGATGCGCAACCGGCGCGGCTCCATCTTCGAGGCCACCGTCACCGACGGCCACGGCCAACTGTCCCTGCTCTTCTTCCATCGTGCCGGCTGGCACCGCGACCGGCTGCTGCCCGGCCGGCGCGGACTGTTCGCCGGGAAGGTCTCCGTCTACCGGGGACGCCGCCAGCTGGCCCACCCCGAGTACGAGCTGTTCGAGACCGAGGACGGGGCGCAGGAGCGGGCCCGCGCCTACGCGGACGCGCTCATCCCCATCTACCCGGCGGCGGAGAAGGTCACCTCGTGGAAGATCGCCAAGGCCGTGGCCACCGTGCTCGACACGCTGGACGACCTGCCCGACCCGCTGCCCGCCGACCTGCGCGCCCGGCACCGCCTCGTCGGACTGGCCGAGGCCTACCGGCTCCTGCACACCCCCGCCGACTGGGACGACGTGCGCGCGGCGCGCAGACGGCTGAAGTGGGACGAGGCCTTCGTGGTGCAGGTGGCGCTGGCCCAGCGGCGGCGCGCGGCCCAGCGGCAGCCCGCCCGCGCCCGCCCGCGCGTTTCCGGAGCGCTGCTGGACGCCTTCGACGCGGGCCTGCCCTTCACCCTCACCGAGGGGCAGCGCGAGGTCGGCGAGGTGATCGCCGCCGACCTCGCCTCCGACCACCCCATGCACCGGCTGCTGCAGGGCGACGTCGGCGCGGGCAAGACCCTGGTCGCGCTGCGCGCCATGCTCCAGGTGGTGGACGCCGGAGGGCAGGCGGCGCTGCTAGCTCCCACTGAGGTGCTGGCCCAGCAGCACCACCGCTCCATCACCGCGATGCTCGGCCCGCTCGCCCGGGCGGGGCAGCTCGACGGCGCCGAGCACGCCACCCGGGTCGCCCTGCTCACCGGGTCGCTGGGGGCGGCGGCCCGCCGCGAGGCGCTGCTGGACGCCGCCTCGGGACGGGCGGGCATCGTCATCGGCACCCACGCCCTGCTCCAGGAGCAGGTCTCCTTCGCCGACCTCGGCCTGGTGGTCGTGGACGAGCAGCACCGCTTCGGGGTCGAACAGCGCGACGCGCTGCGCGACAAGTCCGCCGACGGCCGACCGCACGTGCTGGTCATGACCGCGACCCCGATCCCGCGCACGGTGGCCATGACCGTCTACGGCGACCTCGACGTCGTCGCGCTCAAACAGCTTCCCGCCGGACGCTCGCCCGTGGCCACCCACGTGGTCCCCGCCCGGGACAAGCCACACTTCCTGACCCGCGCCTGGGAGCGCATCCGCGAGGAGGTCGCCCAGGGGCGGCAGGTCTACGTCGTCTGCCCGCGCATCGGCGGGGAGGGGGAGGAGCCCGACGAGACCGGGCAGCTCGTCTCCGACACGGAGGTCGGGGAGGCGCAGGGACGGCGTGCCCCGCTGGCCGTGGTCGACCTGCTCGCGGAGGTGGAGCGGGGGCCGCTGGCGGGACTGCGGCTGGCCGCGCTGCACGGCCGCCTCGCCCCCGACGACAAGGACAAGGTCATGCGGGCCTTCGCCGCGGGCGAGGTCGACGTGCTGGTTGCGACCACCGTGGTCGAGGTCGGGGTGAACGTGCCCAACGCCACCGTGATGATGATCATGGACGCCGACCGGTTCGGCGTCTCCCAGCTGCACCAGCTGCGCGGCCGGGTGGGCCGGGGCAGTCTGCCGGGACTGTGCCTGCTGGTCACCGACGCCGAGGAGGGCAGCCCCGCGCGGGAACGCCTGGATGCGGTGGCCTCCACCACCGACGGCTTCGAACTGTCCCGGCTGGACCTGGAGCAGCGCCGCGAGGGCGACGTCCTGGGGGCGGCCCAGTCCGGCCGCAGCGCCACCCTGCGGCTGCTCACCATCACCCAGGACGAGGAGCTCATCGGCCGGGCGCGGGAGGAGGCGACCGCCCTGGTCGAGGCGGACCCAGAGCTGGCCGCGCATCCCGTGCTGGCCCGGACCCTGGAGGAGCGCCTCGGCGACGACCGCGCGGAATACCTGGAGAAGGCCTGACCGGCTCTCGGGGCGCGCCCCGGCCCACCCCGGGGAGCGGAGGAGGACTCCGGGGGCGGGGCCACCCGGGAATTCTTCCGGGGCCCGCTCCGAGGGCGTCCGCCCGGTGACGCCCTAGGGTTGACGGGGCAGGAGCGCACGGACGAGGAGCACACGAGATGACCCGCATCATCGCCGGAGCCGCGGGGGGACGCAGGATCGCCGCGCCCGAGGGACGGGCCACCCGGCCCACCAGCGACCGGGTGCGCGAGGCCCTGTTCGCCTCGGTGCTGTCCGCCCTGGGGACCCTCGCCGGGCTGCGGGTGCTCGACCTGTACGCGGGGTCGGGGGCGATCGGCCTGGAGGCGCTCTCCCGCGGCGCCGCGCACGCCCTGCTGGTGGAGGCGGACCGGCGTGCGGCCGCGGTCATCCGCCGCAACATCGCCCGGACCGGACTGGCCGGGGCGCGCCTGGTCGTCGACCGGGTGGAACGGGTCCTGGCCCGGGGCGCCGAGGACGGCCCCTACGACCTGGTGGTCGCCGATCCGCCCTACTCGGTCGGCGACGACCAGGTCGCCGCGGTGCTGGCGGCGCTGCGCGACCACGGCTGGCTGGCCGACGACGCGCTGGTCGTCGTGGAGCGCTCCTCCCGGGGAGACGCCTTCCGTTGGCCCGACGGCTACCTGGAGGGCAAGGCGCGTCAATACGGTGAAACATCCCTTTGGTACGGTCACGCCGCGAGCCTCCCCGGCCCGAGCTGACCAGCTGGGCAGAATCCTGTGATACCGGCTCGCTGATCCGCAGACCAGTCAGAGAGGAGCGGTCCCGTGCGCCGTGTCGTCTGCCCCGGATCCTTCGATCCCGTCACCAACGGCCACATCGACATCATCAGTCGGGTGGCGCAGCAGAACGAGGAAGTCATCGTCGCGGTCCTGGTGAACGTCAACAAACGGGGGCTCTTCACGGCGGACGAGAAGCTCGACATGCTCCGGGAGGCGACCCGGGAGTTCGACAACGTCTCGGTGGCCAAGTTCGACGGGCTGCTCGTCGACTTCTGCAGGGCCAACGACGTCTCCGCCATCGTGCGGAGCCTGCGCTCGGTCAGCGACTTCGACTACGAGCTGCAGATCGCGCAGATGAACTACCAGCTCTCGGGGGTGGACACGCTGTTCTTGACGGCCAACCCCAAGTACTCGTTCCTCAGCTCCAGCCTGGTCCGCGAGATCGCCCAGTACAACGGGGACGTCAGCGCGCTGGTCCCGAGCTACGTGGAGGAGCGGCTGCGCGCCAAGTACGCCGAGCTGGCCGCGAAGCGGGACTGACGGTTCCGCCCTGCGGTGATTTGGGACGAGGGGACCGCGCCGGTAGAATCGATGACCGGCCCATCTCCGCGGTCATGTCGTGTCCGCGGGACGGCCCCGCGGCGCCGGCGGCCGGTCGCCGCCGTGGTCAGTCCCCGTTCCCACCCGGTGTGGGATCCGTCTCAACCGAAAGCGCGATCACCCTGTCTCGTCTGGATTCCCGTTCCCCGCTCGTGGTCGACACCCGGCCGCTCGGCAGGCAAGCCGGTTCGATGCGGTCCGAGGAGCGTGTCGTCCCCGCCCCTGCGCCGCTGGCCGTGGGGATGGCCGGCGTGCCCGAGGGCAGCGACATCGAACTGTCCCTGCGGTTCGAGGCCGTCATGGAGGGCGTCCTCGTGACGGGGGAGGCGCGGACCCGGTACACCGCCGAGTGCTCCCGCTGCCTGGACCCGGTCTCCGAGGCGTTGGAGGTCGGCTTCCAGGAGCTGTTCCGCTACCCGTCCGACGACGACGGGTACGAGCCCGTGGACGAGGTGGACGCCGGTGACGAGGACGAGGACTACTATCTTGAGGGCGATCTGCTCGACCTCGAACCGGTGATCCGCGACGTGGTGGTGCTCGCGCTGCCGCAGTCGCCGCTGTGCCGGGACGACTGCCCCGGCCTGTGCGCGGAGTGCGGCGTCAGACTCGCCGACGTCGACCCCGGGCACAGCCACGGCGAGGACCTCGATCCCCGGTGGGAGGCGTTGCGTCGACTGCGCGAGGACTCCGGAGGGGGATGAACGCACCGCCGACGGGCGTCGGGCGGGTTGGCCGGCGAAGCCCGGCAACTCCGTGCTACCGGGACCTCTCCTCCGCTGCGGGCGGGCAGGTCGCCGAGGAGCACACGTGCCCCCGCGACCGCGGGGGTGACCCAGGAAAGTGAGCTCCCGCGAGCGCGGGGGTGACCCAGGAGGATTGAAGTGGCCGTCCCGAAGCGGAAGATGTCGCGGAGCAACACTCGCATCCGTCGCTCCCAGTGGAAGGCGGCGCGCCCGGTGCTGATCAGCTGCCCGCGCTGCCGTGACCCCAAGCTCCCGCACGTCGCCTGCCCCACGTGCGGCACCTACAACAACCGCCAGGTCGTCAACCCGGCGTGACAGCGTGAAGGCGGGTCCGAGAACGTGGTCGGGCCCGCCGCTCCGTATGCCCGCGAACGGTCCGCAGAACCGGCGCGGGCGTCGTCCGGAGCGGTACGGGAATTCCCGAGGTCGTGGTGGTCGCCGTGCTCATCCCACGACGTCCACCTCGCCTTCGAGCGTTCCCGACCGGACCGGGTCCCGGTTCCGCAGCCGATCCGAACGGTCAGTCCGTCCTGCGGCGGTTCCCGCCAGACGGGGCCCCGCACGGTCCGCACAGGAATGTGAAGCCGATGGGAACGCAGCTCTCCGCAACCGAAGTCACCGAGTTCCAGCAGTCGGTCGGGATCGAGGTCGCCCCCGACATCCTCACCCGCGCCCTCACCCACCGGTCCTACGCCTACGAGAACGGCGGTCTGCCCACCAACGAGCGGTTGGAGTTCCTGGGGGACTCCGTGCTCGGCCTGGTGGTCACCGACACCCTCTACCGCACCCACCCGGACCTCCCCGAGGGGCAGCTGGCCAAGCTGCGCGCCGCGGTGGTCAACATGCGGGCGCTCGCCGACGTGGCGAGGAGCCTGGGCATCGGCCGCTACGTGCGGCTGGGCCGCGGTGAGGAGGCCACGGGCGGCCGCGACAAGTCCTCGATCCTGGCCGACACCCTGGAGGCCCTGATCGGAGCCGTCTACCTGGACCGCGGACTGGACGAGGCGTCCGCGCTGGTGCACCGGTTGTTCGACCCGCTG
This window encodes:
- a CDS encoding YceD family protein yields the protein MVDTRPLGRQAGSMRSEERVVPAPAPLAVGMAGVPEGSDIELSLRFEAVMEGVLVTGEARTRYTAECSRCLDPVSEALEVGFQELFRYPSDDDGYEPVDEVDAGDEDEDYYLEGDLLDLEPVIRDVVVLALPQSPLCRDDCPGLCAECGVRLADVDPGHSHGEDLDPRWEALRRLREDSGGG
- the rnc gene encoding ribonuclease III, encoding MGTQLSATEVTEFQQSVGIEVAPDILTRALTHRSYAYENGGLPTNERLEFLGDSVLGLVVTDTLYRTHPDLPEGQLAKLRAAVVNMRALADVARSLGIGRYVRLGRGEEATGGRDKSSILADTLEALIGAVYLDRGLDEASALVHRLFDPLIARASGLGAGLDWKTSLQELTAAELLGVPEYLVEESGPDHQKTFRATVRVAGQTYGSGEGRSKKEAEQQAAESAWKAIRAAAGNSARES
- the rpmB gene encoding 50S ribosomal protein L28, whose protein sequence is MASVCDICSKGPGFGNRISHSHRRTRRRWNPNIQTVRTRVGGTPKRLHVCTSCLKAGKVERS
- the rsmD gene encoding 16S rRNA (guanine(966)-N(2))-methyltransferase RsmD encodes the protein MTRIIAGAAGGRRIAAPEGRATRPTSDRVREALFASVLSALGTLAGLRVLDLYAGSGAIGLEALSRGAAHALLVEADRRAAAVIRRNIARTGLAGARLVVDRVERVLARGAEDGPYDLVVADPPYSVGDDQVAAVLAALRDHGWLADDALVVVERSSRGDAFRWPDGYLEGKARQYGETSLWYGHAASLPGPS
- the rpmF gene encoding 50S ribosomal protein L32, with the protein product MAVPKRKMSRSNTRIRRSQWKAARPVLISCPRCRDPKLPHVACPTCGTYNNRQVVNPA
- the recG gene encoding ATP-dependent DNA helicase RecG — encoded protein: MTDLHEPLAKRLGDRTAKVLATALDLHTVGDLLRHHPRRYDRRGELTDLAGLAEGEQVTVVAEVLRGATRPMRNRRGSIFEATVTDGHGQLSLLFFHRAGWHRDRLLPGRRGLFAGKVSVYRGRRQLAHPEYELFETEDGAQERARAYADALIPIYPAAEKVTSWKIAKAVATVLDTLDDLPDPLPADLRARHRLVGLAEAYRLLHTPADWDDVRAARRRLKWDEAFVVQVALAQRRRAAQRQPARARPRVSGALLDAFDAGLPFTLTEGQREVGEVIAADLASDHPMHRLLQGDVGAGKTLVALRAMLQVVDAGGQAALLAPTEVLAQQHHRSITAMLGPLARAGQLDGAEHATRVALLTGSLGAAARREALLDAASGRAGIVIGTHALLQEQVSFADLGLVVVDEQHRFGVEQRDALRDKSADGRPHVLVMTATPIPRTVAMTVYGDLDVVALKQLPAGRSPVATHVVPARDKPHFLTRAWERIREEVAQGRQVYVVCPRIGGEGEEPDETGQLVSDTEVGEAQGRRAPLAVVDLLAEVERGPLAGLRLAALHGRLAPDDKDKVMRAFAAGEVDVLVATTVVEVGVNVPNATVMMIMDADRFGVSQLHQLRGRVGRGSLPGLCLLVTDAEEGSPARERLDAVASTTDGFELSRLDLEQRREGDVLGAAQSGRSATLRLLTITQDEELIGRAREEATALVEADPELAAHPVLARTLEERLGDDRAEYLEKA
- the coaD gene encoding pantetheine-phosphate adenylyltransferase, whose product is MRRVVCPGSFDPVTNGHIDIISRVAQQNEEVIVAVLVNVNKRGLFTADEKLDMLREATREFDNVSVAKFDGLLVDFCRANDVSAIVRSLRSVSDFDYELQIAQMNYQLSGVDTLFLTANPKYSFLSSSLVREIAQYNGDVSALVPSYVEERLRAKYAELAAKRD